A single region of the Bacillus thermozeamaize genome encodes:
- a CDS encoding S-adenosylmethionine decarboxylase proenzyme, producing MAYSTFGRHVAVDTWGVDFDLLNDVKFLEKKLVEAAELAGATVLSVQSKQFEPQGATVLVLLSESHISIHTYPEKGFAALDCYTCGEVVDPQVAIDYLVSILKPKKFYPKMLMRGTGPIEVTNPFEKKVKLAT from the coding sequence GTGGCGTACTCAACCTTCGGAAGACACGTAGCGGTGGATACGTGGGGTGTCGACTTCGATCTGCTGAATGATGTAAAATTTCTGGAGAAAAAACTGGTCGAAGCTGCGGAATTGGCAGGGGCTACCGTCCTATCGGTGCAATCCAAGCAATTTGAACCGCAGGGTGCAACCGTGCTCGTCCTCTTGTCGGAAAGCCACATTTCGATTCACACTTATCCAGAGAAAGGGTTTGCTGCACTGGATTGTTACACCTGCGGCGAGGTGGTCGATCCACAGGTGGCCATTGATTACCTGGTATCCATTCTCAAGCCGAAGAAGTTCTACCCGAAAATGCTCATGCGCGGGACTGGTCCGATTGAGGTGACCAATCCGTTTGAGAAAAAAGTAAAACTGGCGACGTAA